A window of the Henckelia pumila isolate YLH828 chromosome 3, ASM3356847v2, whole genome shotgun sequence genome harbors these coding sequences:
- the LOC140891689 gene encoding uncharacterized protein At2g39795, mitochondrial-like, with amino-acid sequence MALSNILKRSASRFAPLIFNHKNLRHNHHQATALFAAVSDRASGMSRNLLQRSFPSSLHHYSTKPSSDESLLRVIQSEIKCAVESHEEEQVEEVPQGFPFKIENHHGQQTITLTRQYQGETISVEVHMPDIITGAEDDADDSNEEGEESASQPSIPLVIQVSKRSGPCLEFNCTAYPDEIAIDSLSVKDPEAAEDEIIPYEGPDFSDLDENLQKAFHKYLEIRGIKASTTNFLHGYMVDKDSKEYITWLKNLEKFIKD; translated from the exons ATGGCTCTCAGCAACATACTCAAACGATCTGCTTCCAGATTCGCACCGTTGATCTTCAATCACAAGAATCTCCGCCACAATCACCACCAGGCCACGGCCCTGTTCGCCGCCGTCAGCGACCGTGCCTCGGGAATGTCGCGGAATCTCCTGCAGCGGTCATTTCCGTCGTCTCTTCACCACTACTCCACAAAGCCCAGCTCTGACGAATCACTGCTGCGAGTAATCCAGTCGGAGATTAAGTGCGCTGTAGAGTCTCATGAGGAGGAGCAG GTTGAGGAGGTTCCACAAGGTTTCCCTTTTAAAATTGAAAACCATCACGGACAGCAGACTATAACTCTAACCAGACAATACCAAGGGGAAACCATATCTGTTGAAGTTCACATGCCTGACATTATTACTGGTGCGGAGGATGATGCTGATGACAGTAATGAAGAAGGGGAGGAAAGTGCAAGCCAGCCCAGTATTCCATTAGTCATTCAAGTTTCCAAGAGAAGTGGGCCCTGTCTCGAGTTTAATTGTACTGCCTACCCTGATGAGATTGCAATCGACAGCTTGTCTGTCAAAGATCCGGAAGCTGCTGAGGATGAAATAATACCATATGAAGGACCTGACTTCTC GGATTTAGACGAGAATTTGCAGAAGGCTTTCCACAAGTATTTGGAGATCAGGGGAATTAAGGCCAGCACAACCAATTTCTTGCATGGTTACATGGTCGACAAGGACAGCAAAGAGTACATAACATGGTTGAAGAACCTCGAGAAGTTCATTAAAGATTAG